From Deinococcus aquaticus, one genomic window encodes:
- the aroQ gene encoding type II 3-dehydroquinate dehydratase, with product MLLVLNGPNLNRLGLREPGVYGSQTLEDLERQCESWGAELGTSVTCRQSNYEGQLIEWIHEAQEQGFSGVVINPGALTHYSYALRDAIAGQPLPVIEVHISNVDAREEFRHKSVTAAVCRGKISGLGFLGYRLGMEALTEA from the coding sequence ATGCTGCTCGTGCTGAACGGCCCCAACCTCAACCGCCTCGGCCTGCGTGAACCCGGCGTGTACGGCTCCCAGACCCTCGAAGACCTCGAACGGCAGTGCGAAAGCTGGGGCGCGGAACTCGGCACGTCTGTCACCTGCCGCCAGAGCAACTACGAAGGTCAACTGATCGAATGGATTCACGAGGCGCAGGAACAGGGCTTCAGCGGCGTGGTCATCAACCCCGGCGCGCTCACCCACTACAGTTACGCGCTGCGCGACGCCATCGCCGGGCAACCCCTGCCGGTCATCGAGGTGCATATCAGTAACGTGGACGCCCGCGAGGAATTCCGGCATAAAAGCGTCACGGCCGCCGTGTGCCGCGGCAAGATCAGCGGCCTGGGCTTCCTGGGC
- the aroB gene encoding 3-dehydroquinate synthase, whose product MRRIEVGHAGEPGAYTVTVGADLLAGLSVPERHVALIHPVDLPREFVAQVQAALNPALTIEVPARDDCKTLDVLGGVLSRLAGANIPRDGAVVGLGGGAATDLAGFAAASYLRGVAFYTLPTTLLGMVDAAVGGKTGVNLPEGKNLVGAFWPPRAVWCDTRTLSTLPGAVFREGAAEAFKHGLISDPSLLARVLDPEFRPGGALLEDTLADAIAVKAGVVTRDLTERGERAYLNFGHTLAHALEAVTHHGAAHGDAVGYGLHYAARLSLALGGEDLTAHTRAFLRWQRPSPLPALTYEDVAPFMARDKKADADGVRFVLLRALADPYLTRVPESVLRNEFTGWQADLADLGLTPVTTHAAPLHNPAPT is encoded by the coding sequence CGTGGCACTCATTCATCCGGTGGACCTGCCACGCGAGTTCGTGGCGCAGGTGCAGGCCGCCCTGAACCCGGCCCTGACCATCGAGGTGCCCGCCCGTGACGACTGCAAGACCCTGGACGTGCTCGGCGGCGTGCTGTCGAGGCTGGCCGGGGCGAACATTCCCCGTGACGGCGCGGTCGTGGGCCTGGGCGGTGGGGCCGCGACCGACCTGGCGGGCTTCGCGGCCGCGAGTTACCTGCGGGGCGTGGCGTTCTACACCCTGCCGACCACGCTGCTGGGCATGGTGGACGCCGCGGTGGGCGGCAAGACCGGCGTGAACCTGCCGGAAGGCAAGAATCTGGTGGGGGCGTTCTGGCCACCGCGAGCCGTGTGGTGCGATACCCGCACTCTGTCCACCCTGCCCGGCGCGGTGTTCCGCGAGGGCGCCGCCGAGGCGTTCAAGCACGGCCTGATCAGTGACCCCAGCCTGCTGGCGCGCGTGCTGGACCCCGAGTTCCGGCCTGGCGGCGCACTGCTGGAAGACACCCTGGCCGACGCGATCGCCGTGAAGGCCGGCGTGGTGACCCGCGACCTGACCGAACGGGGCGAGCGGGCCTACCTGAACTTCGGGCACACGCTGGCGCACGCGCTGGAAGCCGTCACGCATCACGGCGCGGCGCACGGCGACGCGGTCGGGTACGGCCTCCATTACGCCGCGCGGCTCTCGCTGGCGCTGGGCGGCGAGGACCTGACCGCTCACACGCGGGCGTTCCTGCGCTGGCAGCGGCCGTCTCCCCTGCCTGCCCTGACCTACGAGGACGTGGCCCCGTTCATGGCACGCGACAAGAAAGCCGACGCGGACGGCGTGCGCTTCGTGCTGCTGCGCGCCCTGGCCGACCCGTACCTGACCCGCGTGCCCGAGAGCGTCCTGAGAAACGAATTCACGGGCTGGCAGGCGGACCTCGCGGACCTGGGACTGACCCCCGTGACCACACATGCCGCCCCGCTGCACAACCCCGCGCCCACCTGA